A stretch of the bacterium genome encodes the following:
- a CDS encoding Gfo/Idh/MocA family oxidoreductase, translating into MGISIGLVGLGSFGTNFADSFKAHPYVDRIALCDREPERVKKIAEDPFMQHKFDPKDAYFTLDDICKADLDALVIMTQPWLHAPQCIQALKSGKQVMSAVPIISVPDSDEILDWCDKLVRTVEETGNHYMLMETSYYHPEMMFLRRKNKEGAFGRFISAECEYSHDYSGAWGCNLVQVGKARGDSQAGKEWRKTVKEKYTSKGIRGGPMHYPTHSVSGPCSIMGAHAVKVSALGIPFTGYDSYGKGGMANTTGFFHMSNGATITAREYREITGHGYEINIYGTNGTWRDRKWHWTKREYNDDPANFRPEKGIDELTREEMRDPLPREVQKGFILAENHFLTANEVENMDYTPKGHYGSHPFLVHEFIDAVAQRRTPAINVWESVRYMAMGAVAHKSALKDGELLDIPDWGDAPK; encoded by the coding sequence ATGGGTATTAGCATTGGTCTTGTTGGTTTAGGTTCATTTGGTACCAATTTTGCAGACAGTTTTAAGGCTCACCCTTATGTTGATCGGATAGCATTATGTGACAGAGAACCAGAAAGGGTAAAAAAGATAGCAGAAGACCCGTTTATGCAACATAAGTTTGACCCGAAAGATGCCTACTTCACACTTGATGATATATGCAAAGCGGATCTGGATGCTCTTGTTATAATGACTCAGCCGTGGTTACATGCTCCCCAGTGTATACAAGCATTAAAATCTGGCAAACAGGTAATGTCTGCTGTTCCCATTATAAGTGTTCCAGATAGCGACGAAATACTCGATTGGTGCGATAAACTTGTAAGAACAGTAGAGGAGACCGGTAACCATTATATGCTTATGGAAACATCCTACTACCACCCAGAAATGATGTTTTTAAGACGCAAAAACAAGGAAGGCGCATTTGGTAGATTTATAAGCGCTGAATGTGAATATAGCCACGATTATTCTGGTGCTTGGGGATGTAACTTGGTTCAAGTAGGAAAAGCAAGAGGTGATAGCCAAGCAGGGAAAGAATGGAGAAAAACTGTAAAAGAAAAATATACTTCCAAAGGAATAAGGGGAGGTCCTATGCACTATCCCACCCATTCTGTCTCTGGCCCTTGCTCAATTATGGGAGCACACGCTGTTAAAGTGTCTGCTTTAGGGATACCCTTCACAGGTTACGATTCTTACGGTAAAGGTGGTATGGCTAATACAACGGGTTTCTTCCATATGAGCAACGGTGCTACAATTACAGCAAGGGAATACCGAGAAATAACCGGGCACGGGTATGAGATAAATATTTATGGAACAAATGGAACCTGGCGAGATAGGAAGTGGCATTGGACAAAAAGAGAGTATAACGATGACCCTGCAAATTTTAGACCTGAAAAAGGAATAGATGAATTAACCCGTGAAGAGATGAGAGATCCCCTACCAAGAGAAGTTCAAAAAGGATTTATACTTGCAGAAAACCATTTTCTTACTGCAAACGAGGTTGAGAATATGGACTACACTCCAAAAGGACACTACGGTTCTCATCCATTTCTTGTTCACGAATTTATTGATGCTGTTGCGCAAAGAAGAACTCCTGCCATAAACGTTTGGGAATCTGTAAGATATATGGCAATGGGTGCAGTTGCCCACAAGTCTGCATTAAAAGATGGAGAACTGCTTGATATACCTGATTGGGGAGATGCTCCTAAGTAA